The Paenibacillus dendritiformis region TCGTGCTGTTCACGATGATCTTCAACGGCGGCATCGTGCCTCTCTACCTGATTATGAAATCGCTCCATCTGACAGGCACGCTGTGGTCCGTCATCCTGGCCGGCAGCTTCAGCGCCTTCAACATGATATTGATGATGAACTACTTCCAGAGTCTGCCTGAATCGCTGATGGAATCCGCAAGGCTGGACGGAGCGGGCGAATGGAGAATCATGTTCTCCGTCGTACTGCCGCTGGCGGCGCCGATTATGGCGACCATTACGCTCTTCTATGGCGTCGCCTACTGGAACAGCTGGTACGACGCGATGATTTTCCTGCGCAAGGCGGATCAACTGCCGCTGCAGAACGTATTGCGAACGATCATTGTCGAGTCGCAAACCAACGCCTCGAACGCTTCCAGCGTCGATGCGGTCGGCAAGCAAGCTTTTTCAACGGGGATGAAAATGGCTGCGGTCTTCGTGACGATGGTGCCGATTATGTGCTTCTTCCCGATGTTGCAAAAGCATTTCGCTAAAGGGGTGTTAACAGGGGCTATCAAGACCTGATTAATACGCATAGAGGTCGTTCAAAAAGTCCGCTTTTGATCACGAAGCCGAACGGTTTGAACACTCATTAGTTAGATTTTTGCAATAAAAATCTAAAATCACGGGGGAGACATCCAATGGAAACGAAGAAAAAGCTGTCGGTAAAATCTGTACTGGCCATCGCCTTATGCGCGGTCATGCTGATGGTGACTGCTTGCTCCAAGCAGGAAGCGCAAGGCGGCAATGAGAAGGACGGCGAAGGAAGCTCCAAGGACAAGCTGACCATTTCCGTGGCGAGCACGATTCAGCTCAAAGACGGCCAGATCGACAATGAGTTCCACAAGTTCTGGATGGACAAGTTCAACATCGATTGGGACTACAACTTCATCGAATGGGATTCCTGGGGCGAGAAGCTGCGGCTCTGGATCAACTCCGGCGACCTGCCTGACGTCGCGACCTGGAACTACATTCACGGCGATGCGATGAACTATATCGACCAAGGGCTTCTCTACAAGTTCCCGGATGACTGGAAGGAACGCTGGCCGAACGTGGCCGCGGCTTACAAGCTGACGGGCCTGGGCGAGAAGCTGGAAGAGCTGACGGGCGGCACCTATATCCTGCCGCGGCCGGTCTACTACGAGAATAAGCCTGCCGATCCGCTCGTCAACCAAATCGGCGTCATCGCGATGCGCAAAGACTGGGCGGAAGCGGTCGGCTTCGAATTGAAGGACGTATACACGACCAGCGAGCTGATGGAATTCGCCAAGCTGGTGAAGGAGAAGGATCCGGGCAAGGTCGGATCGAACCTGGTGCCGATCTCTTATAACGCCGGCGACGCGCTGACGAATATCATCATGCCGAACAGCGAGCATTCCCGCGTCGAGTCCGCGTTCTACAAAGGCGAGGACGGCAAATACCATTGGGGGCCTGCCGATCCGGCAACGCTGACCGGTCTGAAGCTGATGCAGAAGGCATACAAAGAAGGACTGCTTAATCCGGAATTCTACACCTGGAAGAACAGCGAAGGCAGCGACAATTTCCGGGTGAAGGGCACCGCCGCGATTACAAGCCTTGGCGGTCTGGCATCGTACAGACAAGACGTGGATAAGGCGATGAAGAAAAATCTGGGCGTAGAGAGCGACGAAGTCGTTCACACCGCGATCGTGCTTGGCGATGACGGCAAGTACCGCAACCTGGAGCAAGTCAATTTCTGGTCCGCGCTTATTTTCTCGCCGAACATTAGCGAGGAGAAATTCGAGCGCATCATGGACCTGCTCGACTATTCGACGTCCAAAGAAGGACAAATGCTGCTCAACATGGGCTTCGAAGGCAAGGATTGGAAGTACGGCGACAACCAAGAACTCGTCAGCCTGCTGCCGGAAGGCACGTCTCTGGAAGACAAGTACCCAAGCCGCTTCGAAGGGCTGTACCTCCTGGGCGACGACTTCAGCATGATCAACCCGGCGATCAAGAAGGAATATCGCGACAGAGCGATTCTCCACTACCAGAACAAAGCCAAGCTCGGCAAAGAAGGCGGGAAGCTGGCCGAGTATGACTGGACGGTTCAACTGTATGATTCCAAAGCGAAAAATCAGGCGACCTTCAACTATGAGTCGGAATATACGAACCTGATTCTGCAAAACGGCGATCTGGAAGCGAACTGGAAGAAATGGGTGGACAGCAAAATGCCGCTTGTCCAACCGGTTCTGGATGAACTGAACAAACAATAAGAAATACGCATGCAGCTGCAAGTGAAGTTGGCCTGAGGCGTTCGCCAGCGGTCCGAGTCGATGGAACCCGGTATGCAGGATAGTCCCATGCAACCGGGTTCTTCGCTTCACCGTCCAGCTCTTCTGAATGAGGAATGTGCATAACTGCCGCAGCGGAGGACTTCCCTCCCTGCATGACCTGGGGATGCTGGGCGCCGATGATTGTGCTTCTATCATTCCGGTTATGCATGTTCCTGAGAAAGGAGAAGGAATCTGGCAGTGATTCAATTTTGAAAACCGATTACTCCCTAGAAGAAACTATGAACCCCCTTATAAATGAAGCAATGGAGGAACGAATATGGACAATCAGCAATTAACCGCCCTGCTGCGGCAAATGACGTTGGAAGAGAAAGTCGCGCAATTGCTGCAGCTTACGGCTCATTTTCATGAAGGCGCAGCGAGTGAAGGACAAGTGACCGGTCCAATGGAAGAAATGGGGATCACCGAATCGATGGTGACCGCCAGCGGCTCCGTGCTCGGACTGTCGGGCGCGCAGGCTGTCATTGACGTGCAGAGATCCTATTTAAGCAAAAGCCGGCTCGGCATTCCGCTGCTGTTCATGGCGGATGTCGTGCACGGGTTCAAGACGATATTTCCGATTCCGCTCGCGATCGGCTGCTCCTGGGACGTGGACCTGGCGGAGAAGAGCGCGGCGGTGGCCGCCAAAGAATCGGCGGTGGCGGGCATCCATGTCACCTTCGCGCCGATGGTGGATCTCGTGCGCGATCCGCGCTGGGGAAGAGTGATGGAGACGACCGGGGAAGACCCGTATCTGAACAGCCTCTTCGCGCGC contains the following coding sequences:
- a CDS encoding extracellular solute-binding protein yields the protein METKKKLSVKSVLAIALCAVMLMVTACSKQEAQGGNEKDGEGSSKDKLTISVASTIQLKDGQIDNEFHKFWMDKFNIDWDYNFIEWDSWGEKLRLWINSGDLPDVATWNYIHGDAMNYIDQGLLYKFPDDWKERWPNVAAAYKLTGLGEKLEELTGGTYILPRPVYYENKPADPLVNQIGVIAMRKDWAEAVGFELKDVYTTSELMEFAKLVKEKDPGKVGSNLVPISYNAGDALTNIIMPNSEHSRVESAFYKGEDGKYHWGPADPATLTGLKLMQKAYKEGLLNPEFYTWKNSEGSDNFRVKGTAAITSLGGLASYRQDVDKAMKKNLGVESDEVVHTAIVLGDDGKYRNLEQVNFWSALIFSPNISEEKFERIMDLLDYSTSKEGQMLLNMGFEGKDWKYGDNQELVSLLPEGTSLEDKYPSRFEGLYLLGDDFSMINPAIKKEYRDRAILHYQNKAKLGKEGGKLAEYDWTVQLYDSKAKNQATFNYESEYTNLILQNGDLEANWKKWVDSKMPLVQPVLDELNKQ
- a CDS encoding carbohydrate ABC transporter permease; translated protein: MSNTAAKKQHKFRIGKMTVLDYVIFFLLLIFALLILIPFWNVIMISFSTSKEYADNPLMMFPRNPTLASYKALFEDGSILTGYWNTFKLLIVGLPLSLFLTSSMAYALSRSKFPGKKIIFFLVLFTMIFNGGIVPLYLIMKSLHLTGTLWSVILAGSFSAFNMILMMNYFQSLPESLMESARLDGAGEWRIMFSVVLPLAAPIMATITLFYGVAYWNSWYDAMIFLRKADQLPLQNVLRTIIVESQTNASNASSVDAVGKQAFSTGMKMAAVFVTMVPIMCFFPMLQKHFAKGVLTGAIKT